In the Deferribacter desulfuricans SSM1 genome, TTAAAAAAAGAGGTTGAGTTTTTACAAAAAGATAAAGATTATCTTGAGATGATTATAAGGAAAGAGCTGAATTTGAAAAAACCAAATGAAGATCTTTTTATTTTAGATGATAATATTTCGGACAAAAAATGAGCAAACTCACTGTATCAGAGCTTACCAACAAAATAAAAAATATTTTAGAAAATAGCTTTACTGGGCCTGTTAGTGTAGTTGGCGAAATATCAAATTATTCTGTGTCTTCTCTTGGTCATTGTTATTTTACTTTGAAAGATGATAATGCACAGATAAAATGTGTTTTTTTTAAAAGATATAGAATTTTATTGAGAGATTATGAGCCCAAAAATGGGGATAAAGTAGTAGTTACGGGTGATTTGACTGTTTATGAAAAGGATGGTTTATATCAGATTATTGTTAAAAAAATTGAGTATGATTCTGTAGGTGATTTTTATAAAAAATTTGAAGAAACTAAGCGAAAACTCGAAAAAGAGGGTTTTTTTGATTCTGATTTAAAAAAAGAGATACCAAAACTTGTAAAGAGAGTTGCTATCATAACTTCTCCAACAGGTGCAGCAATTAAAGATTTTATAAGGACAATAAAAAAGAATAGTGTAAATATGATTGTGGATATTTGGCCGGCACCCGTTCAAGGGGATGATGCTATCCCTATTATAATTGATCAGATTACAAAAATTAATAATTTTGTTGATTATTATGATATTTTGATATTGATGAGAGGGGGTGGATCTTTAGAAGATCTTTCTATATTTAATGATGAATTTCTTGCGAGATCCCTTTTTCATTCTAAAATTCCAACAATTTCTGCAATAGGACATGAAAGAGATTTTACCATATGCGATTTTGTTGCTGATTTGAGAGTAGCTACCCCCACTGCTGCTGCAGAAAAGGTATCTGAATATTACGTAACAATTGAAGAAAAAATTGATAATTTGACTAAACATCTCATTAAGGAGATGGAGTATAAGTTAATGAATAATCTACAATATTTAGATACACTTGATGCTAGAATCCAGAAAAATTCTCCTTATCAAAAAGTGAGAACCAAAATTCAAGAAATAACTTTAATGGAGAGGAAAATTTTAGAAAATCTAAAAAGTAGTTTGTTTCAAAATGAAAAGATAGTCGTAGAATATCTTAGAAGAATAGAAAGAGAAAATCCAATGTATAAATTAGAAAATTTTAATATTAAAGTTGATCAATTTATTAAAAACATGAAAACTATTTTATTGGGTAAGTTAGAAGTCTTAAATAACAGAGTTGATTCTATGATGAATAGCTTGAATTTGACTAACCCTGAAAATATATTAGAAAAAGGTTATGCGATAGTTTTACAAGATAAAAATCCAGTCGTAAGTGTAAATTCTGTTCATCTTGAAGATGAGCTTGAAATTAAAATGAAAGATGGTTATATTAACATTTTTGTTACTGGTAAAAAAGTTCGGAGGAAATAGATGGATAGAATACCTATAACAAAAGAAGGTTATGAAAAAGTAAAAGCTGAGCTTGAAAGGCTTAAGAAGGTAGAAAGAAGAGAAGTTATAAAGGCTATTGAAGAAGCAAGAGGGCATGGTGATTTAAGTGAAAATGCGGAATATGATGCAGCAAAAGAAAGACAAGGGATGATAGAAGCAAGAATTGCCGAATTAGAATCTAAGATGGCAAGATTTGAAGTTATTGATACATCAAAATTAAAGGGTGATAAAGTTGTATTTGGTGCTACAGTAAAAATCGAAAACCTGGATACAGGAGAAATAAAAACATATAAAATTGTAGGCCCTGATGAATCTGATATTTCAAAAGGTTATATTTCTATCATTTCACCAATTGCAAGAGCCCTTGTAGGTAAAAAAGTTGGTGATGATGTAACTGTTATTGCACCAAATGGTGAAGTGGAGTATGAAATATTAGAAATATCTTTTGATTAAAAATTCATGGGTTACAATATACTTATTGTTGATGATGAAAAATCTTTTAGAGATTTTTTGGAAATTTTGTTTGTCGATGAAGGTTTTAATGTATTTTTAGCAAAAGATGTTTCTGGTGCTATCGAAATTTTAGAAAAAGAGAAGATTGATATAGTCTTATCCGATTTAGTATTAAAAGATGAAGATGGTTTAGATATTGCTCGATTTTGTAAAGAAAATAATCTCAAAATACCTGTAATCCTTATGACTGCTTATGCAAGTAATGAAACGGCAATAGAATCTGTAAAACTCGACGTGGTTGATTATATCACAAAACCTTTCGATACTGATGAATTATTAGATCTTATTCATGAGGTATTATTAAACAATAAAGCTGAAGCCGATACTTGCTGTGAAGGCTTAGAAGAAATTATAGGCCAAAGTCCTGAAATAATAAATATTAAAAAAGAAATTATAAATGTTTCAAAAAGTGATGCTACAGTTTTAATCACTGGTGAATCAGGTACAGGGAAGGAGCTGGTAGCCAGAGCAATTCATAAGTTGAGTGATAGAAACAATAAACCTTTTGTGCCTATTAATTGTGCTGCAATCCCATCAGAGCTTTTGGAATCAGAGTTGTTTGGGTATAAAAAGGGTGCTTTTACTGGTGCTAATTATGATAAACCTGGTATTTTTGAAGCAGCTAATGGAGGGACAGTTTTTTTAGATGAAATTGCTGATATGCCTTTAAGTTTACAATCAAAGTTGTTGAGAGTGTTACAGGAATCTGTTGTGAGACCTATAGGTAGTAATATAGAAAAAAGAGTTGATATAAGACTTATCGCTGCTACTAATAAAAACTTATCAGATGAAATTGAAAAAGGTTCGTTCAGAGAAGATTTATTTTACAGATTAAATGTATTTAATATTCATTTGCCTCCTTTGAGAGATAGAAAAGATGATTTATTACTTTTGATTAATCACTTTATTGATAAATATTCAAAGAAATATATGAAGAATATTAAAGGAATTTCGTTCCCAGCTTTAAGATTGCTTGAAAATTATTCTTTTCCAGGTAACGTTAGAGAATTAGAAAATATTATTGAGAGAGCTGTTATTATTGAAAAAACATCAAAGATTTTGCCATCAAGTATTAGCTTAAAAATTGTTGGAAATGAAGATAAACATGTTAAGCATGATTTTAC is a window encoding:
- the xseA gene encoding exodeoxyribonuclease VII large subunit is translated as MSKLTVSELTNKIKNILENSFTGPVSVVGEISNYSVSSLGHCYFTLKDDNAQIKCVFFKRYRILLRDYEPKNGDKVVVTGDLTVYEKDGLYQIIVKKIEYDSVGDFYKKFEETKRKLEKEGFFDSDLKKEIPKLVKRVAIITSPTGAAIKDFIRTIKKNSVNMIVDIWPAPVQGDDAIPIIIDQITKINNFVDYYDILILMRGGGSLEDLSIFNDEFLARSLFHSKIPTISAIGHERDFTICDFVADLRVATPTAAAEKVSEYYVTIEEKIDNLTKHLIKEMEYKLMNNLQYLDTLDARIQKNSPYQKVRTKIQEITLMERKILENLKSSLFQNEKIVVEYLRRIERENPMYKLENFNIKVDQFIKNMKTILLGKLEVLNNRVDSMMNSLNLTNPENILEKGYAIVLQDKNPVVSVNSVHLEDELEIKMKDGYINIFVTGKKVRRK
- the greA gene encoding transcription elongation factor GreA; protein product: MDRIPITKEGYEKVKAELERLKKVERREVIKAIEEARGHGDLSENAEYDAAKERQGMIEARIAELESKMARFEVIDTSKLKGDKVVFGATVKIENLDTGEIKTYKIVGPDESDISKGYISIISPIARALVGKKVGDDVTVIAPNGEVEYEILEISFD
- a CDS encoding sigma-54-dependent transcriptional regulator, whose amino-acid sequence is MGYNILIVDDEKSFRDFLEILFVDEGFNVFLAKDVSGAIEILEKEKIDIVLSDLVLKDEDGLDIARFCKENNLKIPVILMTAYASNETAIESVKLDVVDYITKPFDTDELLDLIHEVLLNNKAEADTCCEGLEEIIGQSPEIINIKKEIINVSKSDATVLITGESGTGKELVARAIHKLSDRNNKPFVPINCAAIPSELLESELFGYKKGAFTGANYDKPGIFEAANGGTVFLDEIADMPLSLQSKLLRVLQESVVRPIGSNIEKRVDIRLIAATNKNLSDEIEKGSFREDLFYRLNVFNIHLPPLRDRKDDLLLLINHFIDKYSKKYMKNIKGISFPALRLLENYSFPGNVRELENIIERAVIIEKTSKILPSSISLKIVGNEDKHVKHDFTNEEELEIPENFSLENHIADIEKRYIVKALSMTNYNKTKAAKLLGITLRTLRYKMDKYGLK